In one Nocardioides sp. NBC_00368 genomic region, the following are encoded:
- a CDS encoding ABC transporter ATP-binding protein: MSTAEPSSTREPVAARDVLVAAGIVKSFRRGWWPRRRRHPVLRGIDLELGAGEVVGLVGENGSGKSTVMKILVGALAQDEGTVTHDGRLGYCPQVPQVYGRLTCDDHVELFGAAYGLTSAQARTSAESLYETLGFARYADVRADELSGGTLAKLNLSLALLADPEVLLLDEPYAGFDFDTYLKFWDLVAERRAAGRSALIVSHFVVDEDRFDRIVEIRDGKAVPR; the protein is encoded by the coding sequence ATGAGCACCGCGGAGCCGAGCTCGACGCGCGAGCCCGTAGCGGCGAGAGATGTGCTGGTTGCCGCGGGGATCGTGAAGTCGTTCCGTCGAGGCTGGTGGCCTCGTCGGCGCCGGCACCCGGTGCTGCGTGGGATCGACCTGGAACTCGGTGCGGGTGAGGTGGTGGGCCTCGTCGGCGAGAACGGGTCGGGGAAGTCCACCGTGATGAAGATCCTCGTCGGCGCCCTGGCTCAGGACGAGGGGACGGTGACCCACGACGGCCGCCTCGGGTACTGCCCACAGGTGCCGCAGGTGTACGGACGGCTGACCTGCGACGACCATGTCGAGCTGTTCGGCGCCGCCTACGGGCTCACGTCCGCGCAGGCTCGCACCTCGGCCGAGAGCCTGTACGAGACCTTGGGCTTCGCCCGCTATGCCGACGTACGAGCCGATGAGCTGTCCGGTGGCACGCTGGCCAAGCTCAACCTGTCCCTGGCGCTTCTGGCCGATCCCGAGGTGCTGTTGCTGGATGAGCCTTATGCGGGATTCGACTTCGACACGTACCTGAAGTTCTGGGACCTGGTCGCCGAGCGGCGGGCCGCGGGCCGCAGCGCCCTGATCGTGAGCCACTTCGTCGTCGATGAGGACCGCTTCGACCGGATCGTGGAGATCCGCGACGGGAAGGCGGTCCCGCGGTGA
- a CDS encoding F510_1955 family glycosylhydrolase, with amino-acid sequence MNRTSLVALTIVVATALLSTACGEDPRSDRPAADGHTEDATKVGHIHGLGVDPADDTLYVATHFGLFRVDDTGEAERVADRWQDTMGFTVVGPGHFLGSGHPDLTEDLPPHLGLIESTDAGETWTPLALQGEADFHILEPAGRILFAYESTTGRLLRTEDRKQFEEVLTGDLVSVAATEKAEQLYATTGKGQLISIDASTGRTRELGGPVTTYVDTTAEGDLVGIGPDGVVRVSDDVGASWQEAGSIGGPPAAFTITEQGWYAATAEAAYRSSDDGKTWERVL; translated from the coding sequence ATGAACCGAACCTCCCTCGTCGCCCTGACCATCGTCGTGGCGACGGCCCTTCTCTCCACCGCCTGCGGCGAGGATCCGCGGTCCGATCGACCGGCCGCCGACGGTCACACCGAGGACGCCACCAAGGTGGGTCACATCCACGGCCTCGGGGTAGATCCCGCCGACGACACCCTCTACGTCGCGACCCACTTCGGTCTCTTCCGCGTCGATGACACAGGCGAAGCGGAGCGGGTCGCCGACCGGTGGCAGGACACCATGGGCTTCACCGTCGTCGGCCCCGGTCACTTCCTCGGCAGCGGGCACCCCGACCTCACCGAGGACCTCCCGCCGCACCTGGGACTCATCGAGTCCACCGACGCCGGCGAGACCTGGACGCCGCTCGCGCTGCAGGGTGAGGCCGACTTCCACATCCTCGAGCCGGCGGGTCGCATCCTCTTTGCGTACGAGTCCACCACCGGCCGCCTGCTCCGCACCGAGGACCGCAAGCAGTTCGAGGAGGTCCTCACCGGCGACCTCGTCAGCGTCGCCGCGACCGAGAAGGCCGAGCAGCTCTACGCAACCACCGGCAAGGGTCAGCTCATCAGCATCGATGCCTCCACCGGCCGGACCCGGGAGCTCGGCGGTCCGGTCACCACGTACGTCGACACCACGGCTGAGGGTGATCTCGTCGGCATCGGTCCGGACGGTGTCGTCCGAGTCAGCGACGACGTGGGCGCGAGCTGGCAGGAGGCCGGCTCCATCGGGGGCCCGCCGGCGGCCTTCACGATCACCGAGCAGGGCTGGTACGCCGCCACGGCCGAGGCGGCGTACCGCTCGAGCGATGACGGCAAGACCTGGGAACGAGTCCTGTAG
- a CDS encoding ABC transporter permease — MTWWVLARGFLRDYARNSTNLVVLVLVPVVFVLVAADSLADAARLLGGDGTALEQATAGWAAGFLAAVAMYFQVSAARDADRRLLLCGARPRTLVVARLLTGAFLAVVATAVSLAVLALREPLDHPGRLIIGTTMFALVYLGIGAAVGGIARDPVNGTVVVLFVWILDVFFGPTLSSSDSPVTRLLPTHFISLWVADTPSGHAAWLGDVGISVAWVAVSLGGSALLIARTSAVGRGNRRSRHAAGSRSDQYRRSLGLGMRELVRNPAMWALLAVVPAVFIVLSDVITPHGHTGIAVRENGRLVVRMFDPAEIHAGTMAPIAVASLAMLVGLFTILATGETDRRLCLAGLRPGVLLAVRLTTIGAAVLGAAAVSLAVTAAVFSPADWAVYALGNVLVAGTYALLGVLVGPLFGRVSGVFIAFLLPFLDVGISQSPMLSAQPDPWARWLPAYGGTRLVLDGALTPSFDELTPLLYAGIWLLALAVLTSLLWWRSNAGRTSSAASAFSGRARP, encoded by the coding sequence GTGACCTGGTGGGTCCTCGCCCGCGGTTTCCTGCGTGACTACGCGAGGAACTCCACCAACCTGGTCGTCCTGGTGCTGGTCCCGGTCGTCTTCGTCCTCGTCGCGGCTGACTCGCTCGCGGACGCGGCGCGGCTCCTCGGTGGTGACGGCACAGCGTTGGAGCAGGCCACGGCGGGCTGGGCGGCCGGATTCCTCGCCGCGGTGGCCATGTACTTCCAGGTCTCGGCCGCCCGGGACGCCGACCGCCGCCTGCTGTTGTGCGGAGCTCGGCCACGGACGCTCGTCGTCGCCCGGCTCCTGACCGGGGCCTTTCTGGCAGTGGTCGCCACCGCCGTGTCGCTGGCCGTGCTGGCACTGCGCGAGCCCTTGGACCACCCGGGCCGCCTGATCATCGGCACCACCATGTTCGCGTTGGTCTACCTCGGCATCGGCGCCGCGGTGGGCGGCATCGCGCGCGACCCGGTGAACGGCACGGTCGTCGTGCTCTTCGTCTGGATCCTCGACGTCTTCTTCGGACCGACCCTGTCCTCGAGCGACAGTCCTGTCACCCGCTTGCTGCCCACCCACTTCATCTCGCTGTGGGTGGCCGACACCCCGTCAGGGCACGCGGCCTGGCTGGGCGACGTGGGCATAAGCGTTGCCTGGGTGGCAGTGTCGCTGGGCGGCTCGGCGCTGCTCATCGCGCGCACCTCGGCCGTCGGCCGGGGCAACCGTCGGAGCAGGCACGCGGCCGGATCCCGCAGTGACCAGTACCGCCGAAGCCTCGGCCTGGGCATGCGGGAGCTGGTCCGCAACCCGGCCATGTGGGCGCTGCTGGCGGTCGTGCCCGCGGTGTTCATCGTGCTCTCCGATGTCATCACGCCGCACGGGCACACCGGCATCGCGGTGCGCGAGAACGGTCGCCTGGTGGTGAGGATGTTCGACCCTGCCGAGATCCATGCGGGAACGATGGCTCCCATCGCCGTGGCGTCGCTGGCCATGCTGGTCGGCCTGTTCACGATCCTCGCCACGGGAGAGACCGATCGCAGGCTGTGCCTGGCGGGGCTGCGTCCGGGCGTCCTCCTCGCCGTCCGGCTGACCACGATCGGTGCCGCGGTGCTGGGCGCGGCAGCGGTGTCGCTCGCCGTGACCGCTGCGGTCTTCTCCCCGGCTGACTGGGCCGTCTACGCCTTGGGGAATGTGCTGGTCGCCGGCACGTACGCCCTCCTCGGGGTGCTCGTCGGACCGCTCTTCGGTCGAGTGAGCGGAGTGTTCATCGCCTTCCTCCTGCCGTTCCTCGACGTGGGGATCTCTCAGAGCCCGATGCTGAGTGCCCAGCCGGACCCGTGGGCGAGATGGCTTCCGGCGTACGGAGGCACGCGGTTGGTCCTCGACGGCGCGCTCACTCCGTCGTTCGACGAGCTGACGCCGCTGCTGTACGCCGGCATCTGGCTGCTCGCGCTCGCCGTGCTCACCAGCCTTCTGTGGTGGCGGTCCAACGCGGGGAGGACCTCGTCGGCAGCGTCGGCGTTCAGTGGCCGTGCTCGTCCCTAG
- a CDS encoding four-helix bundle copper-binding protein — MHTVVELLKTYPKDLGGIDTAQLAKTIQSLIECGQACTACADACLSEDGVADLAKCIRTNLDCADACSATANILSRHTGYDANLTRAFLEACATACKACGDECARHADMHEHCRVCADACRVCEQACRDLLVKLG; from the coding sequence GTGCACACCGTCGTGGAACTGTTGAAGACCTACCCCAAGGACCTGGGCGGCATCGATACCGCCCAGCTCGCCAAGACGATCCAGTCGCTGATCGAATGCGGCCAGGCGTGCACCGCGTGCGCCGACGCCTGCCTGAGCGAGGACGGCGTGGCGGATCTGGCCAAGTGCATTCGCACCAACCTGGACTGCGCCGACGCGTGCTCGGCGACCGCCAACATCCTGTCGCGCCACACCGGTTACGACGCCAACCTCACCCGGGCTTTCTTGGAGGCGTGTGCGACCGCATGCAAGGCCTGCGGCGACGAGTGCGCTCGCCATGCCGACATGCACGAGCACTGCCGCGTCTGCGCCGACGCGTGCCGAGTCTGCGAGCAGGCCTGCCGCGACCTGCTCGTGAAGCTGGGCTGA
- a CDS encoding heavy metal translocating P-type ATPase, whose product MNHEHQHHRDPDSSHGGAATAVLEVSGVQWASSKAVAESVLGRRPGVLGVEANPVAQTATVTFDPQRTDVTQLRDWVRECGYHCAGQSVPGHICDPLASPDDHAAHADHEHAPTMSPHEAMGHGGHEGMSMADMVTDMRNRFLVALVLSIPILLWSPIGREVFGFDAPAPFGLRDDVFSLVLSIPVVFYSSWIFFDGAWRALKARTLDMMVLVAVAIGAGWLYSLGVTLTGGGEVFYEAATVLAAFVLLGHWFEMRARGGANDAIRTLLDLAPPQATVIRDGQFVDMPTSEVRVGDLLLVRPGAKIATDGVVEEGESEVDESMVTGESLPVHKAPGDAVIGATVNASGTLRVRAAKVGADTALAQIVALVQQAQNSKAPGQRLADRAAFWLVLVALIGGAATFMVWWAAGAEVTTALLFAITVVVITCPDALGLATPTAIMVGSGLGAKRGILFKNATAIETSARIDTVVMDKTGTLTKGEPEVTDVVLGDIDRTRLLALAGAVERESEHPLARAVVRYVDEAGVPRLRATGFRNVTGIGAVAEVDGHRVAVGNRRLLESEGIDDGDLGGRRDEIAAGGRTAIFVAVDGRAVAVVGIADAIRKTSTAAVAALHEAGIHVVMLTGDNRATAERIAAELGIDTVIAEVLPQDKAEQVEKLQAEGRVVAMVGDGVNDSPSLVQADVGIAVGAGTDVAIEAADVVLMRSDPLDVPVALVIGRGTLRKMRQNLGWAVGYNAVALPIAAGVFVPAFGLMLRPEIAALSMSGSSFLVAVNALLLRRLRLPAPATADEPSRTGPDPAVRS is encoded by the coding sequence ATGAACCACGAGCATCAGCACCACCGTGATCCAGACAGCAGCCACGGCGGAGCGGCCACAGCCGTCCTCGAGGTCTCGGGAGTCCAATGGGCATCGAGCAAGGCGGTGGCGGAGTCCGTTCTCGGGCGGCGGCCGGGTGTCCTCGGTGTGGAGGCCAATCCGGTCGCGCAGACGGCGACCGTCACGTTCGATCCGCAACGTACCGACGTGACGCAGCTGCGTGACTGGGTCCGCGAGTGCGGCTATCACTGCGCCGGGCAGTCGGTGCCCGGCCACATCTGCGACCCCCTCGCCTCTCCCGACGACCACGCGGCCCACGCCGACCACGAGCACGCTCCCACGATGTCGCCGCACGAGGCGATGGGTCACGGGGGTCACGAGGGCATGTCGATGGCCGACATGGTCACCGACATGCGCAACCGGTTCCTGGTGGCCCTCGTGCTCTCGATCCCGATCCTGCTCTGGTCGCCGATCGGACGTGAGGTCTTCGGCTTCGACGCGCCGGCGCCGTTCGGGCTGCGCGACGACGTGTTCAGCCTGGTCCTGTCGATCCCGGTGGTCTTCTACTCGTCCTGGATCTTCTTCGACGGAGCCTGGCGCGCGCTCAAGGCGCGCACTCTCGACATGATGGTGCTGGTCGCGGTCGCCATCGGCGCCGGCTGGCTCTACTCCCTCGGGGTCACCCTGACCGGCGGAGGCGAGGTCTTCTACGAGGCCGCGACCGTGCTGGCGGCGTTCGTGCTGCTGGGCCACTGGTTCGAGATGCGCGCCCGCGGCGGAGCGAACGACGCCATCCGTACGCTGCTCGATCTCGCCCCGCCCCAGGCAACGGTGATCCGCGACGGTCAATTTGTCGACATGCCGACCTCGGAGGTGAGGGTCGGAGACCTGCTGCTCGTCCGTCCGGGGGCGAAGATCGCCACCGACGGCGTCGTGGAGGAGGGCGAGTCCGAGGTCGACGAGTCCATGGTGACCGGGGAGAGCCTGCCGGTCCACAAGGCACCGGGGGACGCGGTCATCGGTGCCACCGTCAACGCGAGCGGGACGCTGCGTGTGCGTGCGGCCAAGGTCGGCGCGGACACCGCGCTCGCGCAGATCGTGGCGCTGGTGCAGCAGGCACAGAACTCCAAGGCGCCTGGCCAGCGGCTTGCCGACCGGGCCGCCTTCTGGCTGGTGCTCGTCGCGCTGATCGGTGGAGCCGCCACCTTCATGGTCTGGTGGGCCGCCGGCGCCGAGGTCACGACGGCGCTGCTGTTCGCGATCACAGTCGTGGTGATCACCTGCCCCGACGCCCTCGGTCTCGCGACGCCGACCGCCATCATGGTCGGCTCCGGTCTGGGCGCGAAACGCGGGATCCTGTTCAAGAACGCCACTGCCATCGAGACCTCTGCACGTATCGACACCGTCGTCATGGACAAGACCGGCACCCTGACCAAGGGGGAGCCGGAGGTGACCGATGTCGTCCTCGGCGACATCGACCGTACGCGCCTGCTGGCGCTGGCCGGTGCCGTCGAGCGCGAGTCCGAGCACCCGCTGGCTCGCGCCGTCGTCAGGTACGTCGACGAGGCCGGTGTCCCGCGGTTGCGCGCGACCGGCTTCCGCAACGTCACCGGAATCGGTGCCGTCGCCGAGGTCGACGGGCACCGGGTCGCCGTCGGCAACCGTCGCCTGCTCGAGTCCGAGGGCATCGACGACGGAGATCTGGGTGGTCGGCGCGACGAGATCGCCGCGGGCGGACGCACCGCGATCTTCGTGGCCGTCGACGGCCGTGCGGTCGCCGTGGTCGGCATCGCCGACGCCATCCGGAAGACCTCCACCGCCGCCGTGGCGGCCCTGCACGAGGCCGGCATCCACGTGGTCATGCTCACCGGCGACAACCGGGCCACCGCGGAACGGATCGCCGCCGAGCTCGGCATCGACACGGTGATCGCCGAGGTGCTGCCGCAGGACAAGGCCGAGCAGGTCGAGAAGCTGCAGGCCGAGGGCCGGGTCGTCGCGATGGTGGGCGACGGGGTGAACGACTCGCCCTCGCTCGTGCAGGCCGATGTCGGGATCGCGGTCGGGGCCGGGACCGACGTGGCCATCGAGGCCGCCGACGTCGTCCTCATGCGGTCCGACCCGCTCGACGTTCCCGTCGCCCTGGTCATCGGCCGCGGCACGTTGCGCAAGATGCGTCAGAACCTGGGCTGGGCGGTGGGTTACAACGCCGTCGCCCTGCCGATCGCTGCCGGTGTTTTCGTACCGGCCTTCGGGCTGATGCTCCGCCCGGAGATCGCCGCGCTCTCGATGTCGGGTTCGAGCTTCCTGGTCGCCGTCAACGCGCTCCTGCTGCGGCGTCTGCGGTTGCCGGCCCCGGCAACCGCAGACGAGCCGTCTCGGACGGGTCCTGATCCGGCTGTCCGTTCGTAG